CGCGGGACGCCTTTCGCGCACGGAGCGCTTCGCCCCAAGCGCCGGCCCTCCGTGCGGCGCTTCCCGGGAGCGGCTCGGCAGGGCGGCCGAAGGCCGTCTCCGGGCGCAGCAGGGGCTTTGGCGGCCGGGGCCTGCCGGACGGGCCCGCCCCGCGTTCCCGGTCGAGTCCGGCCGCTCCTCCTCGGGGCAGGCGCGCCGGCCTGCAGCCCTCACCGGGCGCTTCGTCAGGCAGGGCCGGGCGGCAGGGCCCCGGCGCAGGAGGCGGGGCGCAGCGCAGCGGAGCGGGCAGGCAGCCTCCTCGGCGCTGCGGCGGCAGGAAGCGGCGCCTCCCAGAGCTGGGCCGCGGCGGGCCGGGCAGGATGCCTCGCAGCAAGGCCCGGGCGGGGCGCGCGGCGGAGGCGGCAGGTGAGCGGCGGGCGGAGCCCCGGGCCCGATCCCGAGCAGGGGCTGGCCTGGCGCCCGGGAGCCCGGCCCGGTGGGGAAGGCGGGGGCGGGAGGGGCGGGAGCCCCGCGCATTGCAGCAGCCGCGCCGCGGGGCCGGGAGCGGAGCCGGAGGAGGGGGCCGCGGGCCAGGCCGGGCTGCGCGCACGTGGCggcggggaagggggggggctggaggcGCCGCTGCCCCGCCGGCCCGCCTGACCTTGGGCGCCTCGCCCGGCCGCGCtcggggagggggcgctgggccgGGCCGGCCGCTCTGCAAAGGGGCCGAGGCAGGTCGGGGCTGCCGGGCCGGAGAGGAGGCGGCGGCGCTGCGGGAGGGCCCGGCCGGGGAGTGCAGGCCCGGGGACGCCCCGCCGCTCGCAGCGCTGGAGCCGGGCAGGCTCGCGGCCCGCTGCATTGTGGGGCCGGTAGTCCTCTTGGCCTCTCCGGGCCGGGACGAAGCCGGCTCGTCGTGGGGGCCTCGTCCGGGCGGCTCCTGCCTCCCGCGCGCGGCGGCGCTTTGGGTGGCGCTCGAGGCGCCTCCGGCTGAGCAGGGCAAGAACGCGGCGCCCCCCTCGAGCCCAGCGCTGGGACCCCGGCGGGGGGGCATAGACGAGTGACCCCCCCCTCACCGGCAGGGCGTTGGAGGCAGCAGCTGGCAGTCCTCCgactgccccccacacacactgccaATGCACTGCAGTGCCCTGGATGCCGACGGGAGCCCCCATGCATgaccagcacccccccccccgcgtgtGTTTCTGTGGCCCTCTCCCTGGCCTCGTTCTGGCCCATCAGAACCACAGCCCCTGCAGCTGTGACGAGCGGCGCTTTCTTGCACCTAAGTTATTCTGTGTACAACGCCCAGACTTGCAAAGTATTGGGgtgagagtccagcagcaccccaaagACCCAGATTTTCCGTGTGGCAGCTtaggagagtcagagctcccctccTCGGACTCTCCGAAGCTCCTGCCCTGAAACTCTTGTTAGCCTCCCTGGGGCTGCTGGACTCTGATCcggctgttctgctgcagaccagccCAGCTGCCCAGCTGAAAGGATGGGGAAGAAGGTGCAGCTGGAGCTCCTCCCCTGACGGCTGCAATTCTGGCCCGGCTCTTGCTGGCTTCCGCTTGCAGAGCTCCCCCTGCGGCCGGCCGCCGGGCAGGGCTGGcttggcttttttgttttgtttagcagtGGAGTTGCCTGGGGGCTGGGTTCTCTTTGCTAGCGAGCGTCAGGCCTCCGTGCCCAGCGCACTCCTGATCCCCTTGCTATGCTTTCTCTCCAGCAGGCGGCAGCCCCACGGAGGGCGAAAAGGAGCAAGGCGCCCTGCCCGCCCAGGGCTCCCCACCGGGGGAGAGGCCCTTCCCGTTCCCTGCCTGGGAGGAGAGCTCGGGGGATGAGAACGTCTTGGTCATCCACAgccaggtggaggaggaggagcacaaGTGCCTGGTGTGTGGGGAGAGCTTCCGCCAGTCGCTGAGCCTCCTGAGGcaccagaagcagcagcatgCTGGAGAACGGGCCTTCCTCTGCCCGGAATGCGGCCGGGGCTTCAGCCTCAAGCATAACTTGATTATCCACCAAAGGATCCACACCGGGGAGAAGCCCTTCAGCTGTGGCGAGTGCGGGAAGCGCTTCAGCCTCAAGCAAAACCTGCTCACACACCAGCGAGTGCACAGTGGGGAGAAGCTCTTTCCCTGCACGGCGTGTGGGAAGAGCTTCCGGGAGCAGCGGCTTCTCCTCGCCCACCAGAATGGGGACTGTGGGGTGGCCATCAAGGAGAGACAGGAGGCCTCTGACCCTCAGCATGTGCACAGCCAAGAGAGGCCCTGCTCCGAAAGTGGCTGCACGGAGGAGAGCCTCATGCAAAGCCCACTCCGAGTGAAGCACCAGGAGAAACCCCACCGGAACGGAGCCACCTTTGCATGCCGGGAGTGCGGGGAAGACTTTGGTGGCAAGAGCAGCCTTCTCAGCCACCAGAAAGTCCACCAAGGCAGCCGGCCACTTCAGCGTGAGGAGGGCAGGAGGCGTCTCAGCCAGAAAGAGGACCCCAAGCCCCCACCCCAGCGAGGCCAGGCAGGTGATGCCCCTTTCCGGTGCCTGACGTGTGGGAAGAATTTTGCCCAGAAAGGCAATCTTGCTGCACACCAGAGAAGCCACCTGGGCAAGGAGATGCTCAGCTGAGAACCAGAGAAGCCACCTGGGCAAGGAGATGCTCAGCAGAGATGGCCTTGCAGGACTGGGGGGATTGTTGCCGGAAAAAGACGATGTACTGAGCATTTTGCAAGCCAAGTTCCAGTGGCAGCCGCCTGGGAGTGGGGGGTGCTGGTGGTTTCTGTGGAATAGGGGAATCCTGGGTGTATACTTGAAAAATGGGAGATCCCAGATGGATGGGGCTGCCCCGGTGGGAGGGGAATCCTGACCGTGTGCTCTGGGAtgccctgaggaggtcaggattcCGTCTGAGGGTTGCTTGGGGACCCTGTGAGAAGCAGCCCTTTCCATTCCAAAGCCACTCTCATTTCCCAGCCCTCCCTCTCTCATCTCAGGCGGGGCTGGCAGAACTGGCCATCTTCATACAGGGTTGTTTCTCACTGTTTTCCTTTCAACCAGCCAAGTTGTGTTCCTCTCCATGTTCATACTTGTATAGACCTTGGTCCAGATCCTGCACACTGTTTGGCATTGTCATTTCCCCTTGTTCTGTTTTCGTTCTTCAGTGGCCACTGCAGGTGCATGAACTGTGCCAAGTGACAaaatccaccccaccccacccaccccgcccccagATATGCACTGGATGTTTCAGGAACAGGGCATCTCTCTCCTCTCGGTCCTCCAGAGCAACCGTGTCGTCTCATTTCTACTCCCCACATGGGTGCCAAAGATGGACAATATTAACTGACACGGATGCCTGAGGGATTAGGACGAGTCTCTTGCTCAGGAGCGCAAAGGAGATATGTCAGGCCTGGCAGGAGGGCTGTCGGGAGCTCTTCCCTCCCTGCGTCCTGTGCATGTCAGCCTGATGGGGGTTCTGCACCAAAGTCCCTCTGGAAACCTCAGAGGCTGTGCGGTTGGAAGCTGCGTCCTGCAAACTCCCCTGGCGAAAAGGAGAGCAACAAAGCCTCTCTCAGCAGAAGCCGAGAATGCACAGAGGAGCGCGCGTCTTGGGGAGGGCTCTGCCTGTGGAGGAGAGGGAAGCCCCCAGGGGTCCAGCCGCTGGCCCAGTCCCAAGAGCTGTTTGGAGAGAGGCAAAGACCCGGTGGCTGTTGGGGGTGTGGGTGggcctttgggggtgggcagcgtTTGTGTCTAGGCGCTGCTGTGATGCCAAAGCCGTTTATGTGCTCTGAATCTCAGAAAATGTTCTGAGCACCGAGAATCTCTCATAATGTTGCCAGACATGATGTTTTCCGCATGGGAAAAACTCCTGAGACTGCCGGGTGGAGCTTCTCTCAAACCGCATCAGAGAATCCTTGTTGCATGAGCGGGGGAGGGGCTGGGCTGAGGAACCCCAATTCTGTTCCCTTTCGGGAGGGCCTCCCCCTCCTGTCCACTGGGAACAACAGCCTTCAAAGGCTGTAGCCCTTTTGCTGgagctgccctgccctgccctgccctttctcgCCTTGGCCTTGGCTGGTTCCCTGTGGGGCAGAACCTGAGTTCAGCTTCTCTCCTCTAAGGGGTCGACTGATTTAGGCTTGCCAGTTAACCTGTTAAGCACGTTTAAAGCATTTTTAAGCGCTCCGGCTTAAACAACGCACAATTGATGGAGGTTTTTCTTAAACTTCACGTTGCAACATGGTTCTGCAGAAAAAGACCTTGCTCTTTTCCCTGCATCTTGTTCTATAGGGGTTTATTAATCCAACTTGTCAAAGTTTGGGCAAGTTCATTTTTGAGCAGAAGGGGGCGGGGCTTCCCTCTGCTGGTCCAAAGAGGAATTTGGCCAAGGGGTTTCCTTGGGTGCCTGGTGCAAAAGGCAGGCCACCTTGCTTTGTGGCCCTTGGCCAGACTTTCCTGGGTGACAGAGGAGACTctgctggggtggggagagggcagaagAGGAACCTGTTCGGCGGGGGGCTGGTGTGTATTTCCACTGGTTTGCATGTGGTCATGGGAACGTGGCAAACCTCCCTCTGGGAAATCCTCTGCAATCCAGCTAGCATGTCTTGGGGGCTGAATGCTTCCCCCCTAGCAGCTGGACACAAGCATCCCctttgctgcctgcctgggaCAGCAGAGGGGGAGTCGAGCCCTCAGTCATCTGGCACGCTTGGCCAATAGGCTGTGTTCAGCTTGGAGGGCCTCCGCCTCTGAGTGCCCGCGTTGAAGGCACGGAAGCTTCCTCTCCTGGCAGGGGACATCCCCCAGCAGCAGAGGGGCCACaggtgcactccccccccccgggccaatTCTCTTTGGGAGCGCTTTGCTGCGCAGAGAAGGCTCACTGCTGCTGCAGCGCCATGCCTGACTCCTCTGCAGCAGGTCCCAGCCCACAGGGGGCTTCCCTCTCAGGCAGTTTCCCGGACATGCCATTGGAAGTGAAGGTCAGATGTTGACCACATCTGAAGAGAACACCCCTGGAAGACCAGCGGCCACAGCTCTTGGCCCAGGGAGGCTGTTTCTCCTTGCTGTTGACGAGGTCTTGTGTGAGGTCCCTCACACAATGAGATCCTAGAAAAAGAAAGCTGCAAGAAGCACCTTACACATGTTTCTTAAGGCCACGCTGCGGCCCTCTGTGGTGATCCTTCAGCCTGAAAACTGGTGGCATGCAGCAGCCCCCAAAGGCATGCCCTGGGGCAGGGGTGGGCCCTTCAGGGCAACGGCGCCCTCCTCTGCTGACATGGCCCCCAAGTGCCCAGCCAGCCATGCCCCAGCCCCACCTCGCAGTCCCTTTTGAACATCCCAGGAGATGCCCTCGGGGGCTCCCCGGGGACGGCGGGCCTTCTCCCTCAGCTCTCAGCTGCCGTCAGGACCCCCTAATCAAAGTGCGTCTTTCTGGTGGACAGAAAGCAAGAATCTGGCAGAGGAGGGCGAGCGCTGAGTTCCAGCAGCGAAAGCGAGTCAGAGCCAGGCAGGGGCTTGGCCGGGTGAGAGAATCCGATGGGACCAGTGACGTCTGGCTGATGCGCCTTATGCTctcgcctcccccacccccagctcgaACCTCTTTCTCTGTTGAATAAAATTCCATTTGCTTCTGCTTCCGTTCGTGGTCATGACGCTTTTatgggggagaggctgtggcctaatggcagggcgcctgcttggcatgcaggaggccCCGGGTTCGATTCCTGGCAGCATCTCCAGCTAGCTAAAAGGGGCAGGTGggaggtgatgggaaaggccttcctctgcctgaggccccggagagcagctgccagtccgagtagacgaTTCTGACCCTGATGGACCCAAAGGTCGGGTTCAGTAGAACGCTAGAGTGCCTGGGACTTTCAGCATACAAAAAAGAAGGGTAAAGGAGGCCACGAtagaggagtttttaaaattatacatGGGTTGAAGAGAGtggacagagcccccccccccttcccccctcacgGGCACCCAGTGAAATTGTTGGGAAATGGGTTCGGAAGAGATGGAAGGAAGTTCTTTGCTCAACGAATAATGAGGTGGTGGCACTCCCTGCCTGTGGAGCTCATGATGGCCGTGAGCAGGGGGTGGCATTAAAAAGATTCCTGGAGGTTCATCGCTAGTTAAGGGAGGCCACAAAGCTCCGAGTTCCCGTGCTGGGAGGGTGGCCTTGGCCTGTGTGCcctgccttgcccccccccccccggcaactggttggctgctgtgtgaagcagATGCTGGAGTAAAGGGACGGCCAGTCCAGGGGTTTGTGCACAGCTGTTAGCTGTGGTAGCTCAAtggtgcctccattttcagaggcgGCAGATCGCTGAGTGCCAGATACAGGGAGTGAACAGTAGAGGAGGGATAGCAGGCAAGAAGCATCTGCCCCTGGCTGCGTGCTCCTGCAAGTAGGGTTGTCCCTGGGCCAGGGTCAGAAGAGGTTTTAGGATGACAGACGCAGAGTCCCTTTGTTCTAGAGCAATATAGCTATTATGGGTGCCAGGGACTTTTTGGTGGTGGGACAGAGGGCGTAGACGTTTGCTGAAACGGGAAATGTGTCCCCCTCCAGAATTATCATATTGCTTAATGAAGAAGCTTTGCCTTGTGGCGGCTGGTCACTTTTCCATCATGGGACTTTGTGGCACTCTGAATTTCCTGAATTGCTCCCTCCCTGGCACTGGAACGTGATGCAAATGATACCAGCCTTCAGGCAAAACAACAGAAAGGTTTGGTGTGGTCCTGATGTGACGTAGAGTTGCATGCTGCCTTGAGTTACATCCAAGAGACCCCAATCTTAGAGAAAAACatcttttcccagggagagatgCATTTCCTGTGTGGAGATAACCGACTGCCAGGGAGTAAAGGGTGACCTGAGGTGAGCCATAAAGGTTTGAGATGTGCATCCCAAATTGCCTGGAGAAAAGGATGCAGGGTAGACCACGTGGGACTCCACCCCCAAGCCCTCAACAGGATGATGAGAAAATCCACCCAGCAGGGCAGGAAAGGTTGAAAGATCTCAACCCCCAGCCAGAGGTGGGCCAGCCAGGACCCAGCACAGGGGAGTGGAGCCTGTCCCGGGCACTCTCTGATTTGGGCCTTCCAGTGGCCTTGAGCCATCCCAAGAAGGGGATGCCAAGATAGCAACTTAGTTAGCTAactagatgttccttttctttcttAGCTCTGCAATACCCAGAAGTGCTGCGATATGCTTTTCCAATGAACTTGTGCTCTGACAGCCCAAGTTTGTAAAGAAAGATCTTTCCCTTTGAGACATTCAGTCTGTGCTCAGAGTTCTTGCCTCTGCCTGGCTGATCTTCCACGCAGAACCTGGACCAGTTGGACAGCTTGcaaggggaaaggggtggggaaaGAAGTGGCACTGCTGCTTCCCCCACATACGCACGGAACCTGACCTGCTCCCCAAGCTGCAGGTACAGAAGTGAAAGGGCAGAGCTTGAGTTGGGGCAAGGGCCCGGTGTAGCAGGAGGGATGGGGAACAAGTGGGGCAAGTCCTCTGACATGCACaggtatgccccccccccccggctgcagCCCGCCCGGCTGCAGCTGATGAATTCAGCATCTCTGCAGTGGGTGAAATTTTGAGCCTTTGGGGGTGTTCGCGCTCATTGTTTGCAATTCCTGCCCTGGTTGCTAGAGGTCACTGTgacattaattttttaatttggcATCTCCTTTATTAATAGTCTGCCgtcatagtctgcttttctcagtgAACCCTAGTGAGGCTGATCCGATCTCATCGGAGCTCAGCAGCTGAGCAGGGTGGCCTTGGACGGGAGACCGCCATGGAAGTCCTAAAAACCCATGAGGTGGAAGCTTGGCAACCCACGGCTCTGCTTGGCATGCGCCAGCCCCACCCCTCAGAAGGGGCTTTCTCTCCCCTGTACCTGCCACCACCACTTGTGGGAATTGCCTGCCGAGGCTCCCAGCGCCCCTGCGATGGCTTCCTGTTCTAAGGCCCCGAGTCTCCTGTGGCCCCGCACCTGGTTACCCCAGGAATGGCTTGCTACACCAATGCGCCACTGGGGCATCGGCAATTTGCCAACAGTCTCCCCCCTTCCCATGGCACCCATTTTAAAATAGCGTGTTTGAGCAATGCAAGTCTATgcggtacagagaacagctactaACATGTGAGGATTAAAACGGATTTATTCTCAAAAGAAAAAGGGCCTCCTACTTTCAAGCACAGCGCCAGATCTATCAAGGGGTTCCAAACAAACACAGCCAACAAGCACTCCCTCTGCCCCACAGCTCAAAGCACGCGCCCTGGCTGATGGGTTTCTAAGGCAGGCTCTCTCACGGAGAAGGCTCCAGCTTACGGAGAAGTTTTGCAGTCTTGGTTCAGGCCTCCACACGGCAATGTCCGTCTCCTGCAAGGAGCCCGGAGCGCTTCCTCTGCCTCCAGAGGAAATCTGCTGAAGAggccctcctccctgtgccaGGAAATTTTATCCTCTTCCTTTGCCCACCCATTGGGCAATTCCAAGAGGCTTTTCCTGAGACCTACAAGAAGAATCCTCTCCAAATCTCt
Above is a window of Eublepharis macularius isolate TG4126 chromosome 11, MPM_Emac_v1.0, whole genome shotgun sequence DNA encoding:
- the LOC129338073 gene encoding zinc finger and SCAN domain-containing protein 2-like, translating into MPRSKARAGRAAEAAAGGSPTEGEKEQGALPAQGSPPGERPFPFPAWEESSGDENVLVIHSQVEEEEHKCLVCGESFRQSLSLLRHQKQQHAGERAFLCPECGRGFSLKHNLIIHQRIHTGEKPFSCGECGKRFSLKQNLLTHQRVHSGEKLFPCTACGKSFREQRLLLAHQNGDCGVAIKERQEASDPQHVHSQERPCSESGCTEESLMQSPLRVKHQEKPHRNGATFACRECGEDFGGKSSLLSHQKVHQGSRPLQREEGRRRLSQKEDPKPPPQRGQAGDAPFRCLTCGKNFAQKGNLAAHQRSHLGKEMLS